GACCTATCTCGTGCCGCAGCCGCTCCTCTTCATCCCCATGGCCGACATCATCAACCGGCTCGACCTCGGGAACACGCTCTCCGCGGTGATGCTCACCTACCCCACGCTGCTCATCCCCTTCTGTGCGTGGCTCCTCATGGGATACTTCAAGAGCGTGCCGCGCGAGTTGGAGGAGGCGGCGCGCATCGACGGGGCCAGCCGGCTCCAGGCCATGACCCGCGTGGTGCTGCCCCTCTGCGTGCCCGGCCTCCTCTCCGCCGGGATCTTCGCCTTCACGCTGGCACAGAACGAGTTCCTTTACGCCCTGATCTTCCTCGCCAAGTCGGACGTCCGCACGGTGCCGGTGGGCGCCATCACCGAGCTGATCCGCGGCGACGTCTTTTACTGGGGGCAGCTCATGGCGGCGGCCCTGCTGGGCTCGATCCCGGTGGCGCTGATCTACTCGTTCTTCGTGGAGTACTACGTGGAAGGCCTCACCGCGGGGTCGGTGAAGAGCT
This sequence is a window from Candidatus Methylomirabilota bacterium. Protein-coding genes within it:
- a CDS encoding carbohydrate ABC transporter permease is translated as MVGGKSFGARTLKIYVPLGVCMVAMLFPFYWMAITSIKPNRELYNAKIMPLIVHQPTLKHYYDLLTETNFLTWTYNTMLVAVVTTVVSLVIGTMMAYPLARMRFPGAALVAIGVAATYLVPQPLLFIPMADIINRLDLGNTLSAVMLTYPTLLIPFCAWLLMGYFKSVPRELEEAARIDGASRLQAMTRVVLPLCVPGLLSAGIFAFTLAQNEFLYALIFLAKSDVRTVPVGAITELIRGDVFYWGQLMAAALLGSIPVALIYSFFVEYYVEGLTAGSVKS